The genomic interval AAACATTCAACATTTCTAAAGTTGGTTCCAGATGAGTCTGAAAAGCAAAAATTTTGTTTTTATAAGAAAACATTTGGTTTGCATAGAATTCACTAGCAAGTAAATGTTCTGCACCTACAGGAATGTCAAAAATATCTTCGTGAAGGTGGAATGCTAAAATTGATTCTTTATCAATCCCTTTAAAAATTGGATGTTCCTGTTTTAAAATTTGTAAGTCAGAAAATCCAGTTTCTGGACCCTTGGTCCCAGGACGAACATTGGCACCTAATGCCTTTGCAATAATTTGTGAACCCAAACAAATCCCAATTAGTTTTTTGTCTGGTAATGCAGCTACATTTGTTACGATATCATAATAAGGTTTAAAAAATTCTTGTTCTGCAGGATC from Leptospira congkakensis carries:
- a CDS encoding type 1 glutamine amidotransferase, which gives rise to MRAVFIRFIDCEGPGILEPLLREAGYRISYQNAYDRRVHLMPEIHLNFDLIVMLGGPQSVADPAEQEFFKPYYDIVTNVAALPDKKLIGICLGSQIIAKALGANVRPGTKGPETGFSDLQILKQEHPIFKGIDKESILAFHLHEDIFDIPVGAEHLLASEFYANQMFSYKNKIFAFQTHLEPTLEMLNVWQTVHKEFIAKGTGDFSEIANKQKVMAETANTIFRNIINL